GAGCTGGCTCGAGCCGCTGCAGCGCAGCTCCGGCTGGTGCCCGGAGGCCGCCTGATGTCCAGCTCCAGGCGGGGCAGGACCCTCGATAGGGTGGGCCTGCCCGCCCCCGTCCGCATGGCCCCCGACCGCATGGCCATCGTCCGCGCGCAGGGCCTCGGCAAGACCTACCGGGTGGCCGACAAGCAACCCGGACTGGCCGGCACCCTGCGTCACTTCGTCAATCGTCGCGAGCGTTTGATCGCAGCCGTGCAGGACGTGAGTTTCGCCATCGCGCCGGGGGAGTTCGTCGGCTTCCTGGGGGCCAACGGCGCCGGCAAGACCACCACCCTCAAGATGCTCACGGGGTTAATCCACCCCACCAGCGGCACGGTGGAGGTGGCCGGCTGCCAGCCCCAGCGCCGTGAGGCGGACTTCCTGGGTCAGATCACCCTGGTGATGGGCCAGAAGCAGCAGCTGATCTGGGATCTGCCGCCGCTGGATTCCCTGCGGGTCAACGCCGCCGTTTACGGCATCCCCCCGGCCGAGAGCCGCCGCCGCATCGCCGAGCTGGCGGAGATGCTCGAACTGGGGGACGAACTGCGCCGGCCCGTGCGCAAGCTCTCCCTGGGCCAGCGGATGAAGGCGGAGCTGCTGGCGGCCCTGCTGCACCGTCCGGCGGTGTTGTTCCTCGATGAACCGACCCTGGGCCTGGATGTGAACGCCCAGGCCCGGGTGCGCAGCTTCCTGGCCGACTACAACCGCCGCTTCGGCGCCACCGTGCTGCTCACCAGTCACTACATGGCCGACATCACCGCCCTCTGCCCGCGGGTGCTGCTGATCCACGAGGGCCGCCTCTTCTATGACGGCGGCCTCGAGACCCTCACCCAGCGGCTCGCCCCCTGCCGGGAGGTGCGTCTGGAGCTGCACGCGCCCCTGGGGGCCGAGGCCTTCGCCAGCTACGGCGAGGTGGAGGCCATCGAGGGCCGGGAGGTGCGGCTGCTGATCCCGCGGGAGCGGCTCACCGAACAGGTGGGGCGGCTGCTGGCCGACCTGGCGGTGGTCGATCTGTCGGTGTCCGACCCGCCGATCGAGGACATCATCGGCCGGCTGTTCCATGAAGGGGCCGTGGCATGAGGGTGGCCCCGGCATGAGACACCCCCTGCGCCAGCGGCTGGCCCATGCCCGCCGCATCGCCGCCGTGCTGCTCTCCAGCCAGTACGCCTACATGCTCGAGTACCGGGCCGAGATCGTGCTCTGGGCGCTCTCGGGGGTGCTGCCCTTCATCATGCTGGGCCTCTGGAGCGCCGTCGATGCCGGCGGCGGGCTGGGGATGAGCTCCCTGCAGCTGGCCCGTTACTTCCTGTCGGCGTTCGTGGTGCGTCAGTTCACGATCGTCTGGGTGATGTACACCTTCGAGGAGGACAACCTCAACGGCCGCCTGTCGCCTTACCTGCTCCAGCCCCTGCCCGTGGTGTGGCGCTACGTGGCCGCCCACCTCTCGGAGCAGGCCACCCGGCTGCCCTTCGTGGCGATGCTGGTGGGGCTGTTCTTCCTTCTCTATCCCGCCGCCTTCTGGTGGCCCTCGCCGACGTCGGCGCTGCTGGCGGTGCTGGCCACCCTGGCGGCCTTCGCCCTGCGCTTCCTGATGCAGTTCACGCTGACGATGGTGTGCTTCTGGAGCGAGAAGGCCAGCGCCCTGGAGCGCCTCCTCTACCTGCCCTACCTCTATCTCTCCGGGCTGGTGGCCCCCCTGGCCCTCTATCCCGAGTCGGTGCGGACCTTCGCCTTCTGGACCCCCTTCCCCTACATGGTGGATGTACCGGCCCGGATCCTGGCCGGTGAGACCGTGCCGGTGCTCCAGAGCTTTGCGGCCATGGCTGCCTGGGCCGCCCTGCTGCTGCCGATCAACCTGCTGCTGTGGCGGCGGGGCCTGCGCCACTATTCGGCCATGGGGGCGTGATGGGCCGTTACCTCACCACCCTGCGGGTGTTCTGGATCGCCTCGCTGACGGCCGAGCTGGAATACCAGGCCAATTTCCTGATCGAGCTGGTGGCCACGGCCGGCAATCTGGTGGGCAGCATCTTCGTGCTGTCGCTGTTCTACGGACGCGGCCAGTCGCTGGGGGGCTGGAGCTGGGAAGGGGCCCTGGTGGTGCTGGGGGTCTACACCCTGCTGGAGGGGATCACCAGCACCCTGCTGCAGCCCAACCTCAGCACGATCGTCGCCCACGTGCGCACGGGAAGCCTCGATTTCGTCCTGCTCAAGCCGATCGACAGCCAGTTCTGGCTCTCGGCCCGCACCTTCTCCCCCTGGGGTCTGCCGGGCATCGCCCTGGGGGCC
This genomic stretch from Cyanobium gracile PCC 6307 harbors:
- a CDS encoding ABC transporter ATP-binding protein — its product is MAPDRMAIVRAQGLGKTYRVADKQPGLAGTLRHFVNRRERLIAAVQDVSFAIAPGEFVGFLGANGAGKTTTLKMLTGLIHPTSGTVEVAGCQPQRREADFLGQITLVMGQKQQLIWDLPPLDSLRVNAAVYGIPPAESRRRIAELAEMLELGDELRRPVRKLSLGQRMKAELLAALLHRPAVLFLDEPTLGLDVNAQARVRSFLADYNRRFGATVLLTSHYMADITALCPRVLLIHEGRLFYDGGLETLTQRLAPCREVRLELHAPLGAEAFASYGEVEAIEGREVRLLIPRERLTEQVGRLLADLAVVDLSVSDPPIEDIIGRLFHEGAVA
- a CDS encoding ABC transporter permease, with amino-acid sequence MRHPLRQRLAHARRIAAVLLSSQYAYMLEYRAEIVLWALSGVLPFIMLGLWSAVDAGGGLGMSSLQLARYFLSAFVVRQFTIVWVMYTFEEDNLNGRLSPYLLQPLPVVWRYVAAHLSEQATRLPFVAMLVGLFFLLYPAAFWWPSPTSALLAVLATLAAFALRFLMQFTLTMVCFWSEKASALERLLYLPYLYLSGLVAPLALYPESVRTFAFWTPFPYMVDVPARILAGETVPVLQSFAAMAAWAALLLPINLLLWRRGLRHYSAMGA